The nucleotide window aactttaataaaattaatttaatgttttatcggCAATTCAAGATTATTAGATAATAACAACTATAATTATCTGACAATAACGATTATGTGTATTACACTatcatgtatataaattaactattattgagtttaactaaatattattacgaataCATCTATATCAATAGATATACTCGGGTCTCGCTGGCATTGCTATATGAAAAGACTGTGAACTTTAGATTACTGGAATATATTTGAGGATTGGAAAAGAAATAAGTTGGATGTAAGcctggtattatatatataaatatattacttatgaaTGCATATATTAAAGATTTCTTTGAGATACGTATACAGAACAAGTCCATTTCTAAGATTAAATTAGGTAGGATTTCCATATCACGCGAATACACCTATTAGTTTGTGAAAAGAGTAATCTTTTATCCACTTCGATGTTAAATATGAGACAAAACTCCAATCAAATCACGATAGTAGGGTACGCAGTATTTTAAccatattctataataaaacgtcttgaatttgtttatttaaaactatatttcattaaatcgaAACAAACAACCTGTCTAcggttatatgaaataaatatattatataaacgaaagTAAAATTTCCATACagcttaagaggacagtccttgcggaacgccaaaatagcgcttactatttttaaaatatcttaaaactggagcattgattatggatgaaaaaatacattcagtatctcaatagatatatctcaagtttcaccggacgatatttataaaatttgtatcaataacctggtaaattaatcgtcaacatcactccaaacactgaaatcgaccttttctattaacattttttaagctatttagcggctagtttatacatgtatttttggttaaatggggacacgaaagtgtaaataataagttcaccgtgttcaatttctattatatctcacaatattatagtaatttttatttaaatattgcttactttttggcattcgtcgtccatacattttagtatggagaaaatcatttgacggttttgacttattattcgacatcgctgtcaataaattttcagtccctccccagagcccaaggtgagagcacgtcaatttttatttcgagccgactcttataatttcgcaaaacgtctacgcacacatagacaagttagcataagtgtggggcgcgagtgtcgtgggacacaattgttaatttttatgctacggagctgagtcttcctgtcagggacgataaatgaggactccactgaagtttggaatccaatgctattcccaaaaaaaaccgtaatattggctacatcaagacggcaaccatttaaagatatattataattttgctttctaaaatttggtagggtaaaaactacacatttcgttttttgagtattcaaaattaaattatttactgtaaaccagtcgtgtatctgtgataatgcaccgttcacatcgtcatagtcagttttttcctgtctaccttaaaatcagtgaagtatcgtcagcaaacaacattataacacaaatacctttaacatagaaaggaagatcatttatatatactagaaatagaaagggacccaaaattgatccttgtggaacactcatttataacgtagatccagaaaactttatgccattaatgaaaacttgctggactctttgacttaaatatgaagcaatgagatcaagagatttacctttaataccgtagtatttgagcttataaagaagcgtctcgtgttctacacaatcaaatgcttcagacaaatcacagaatactctaatagcattctgtgatttttgtcaagcatcgtaaatatgtttaagaagtgctattctcgcatcagttgtcgagcgacctcttgtaaaaccgaattgctcactatgaaaaatagtatttgtaccgaaatggacgagaagttgatttaaaatatttttttcgaatattttacttaaaaatagagtattgaaaaaaattatatttaacttcgttatttatatttataaaatttaagaagtgattatttaatgtgtctttactttaatttaattcggtatatctaccaaccttaaaatatcaagaaaataattattattatttagttagacgaaagcagttgaaacaataaaaatcataatgaatatttagcatcttaatgcactctgaccgcaccctatgctaacaaataatttataattgcgtttgcgaatgacaaccttatagctaatacattactcgtaattaaatgtatttttataaatcctacgttatgaacgcgcaatgaaaatttaatttattcgttgcaccgaaaacaagcaactaattatctccggggatgcgtacgatacactgcacaatgcaactgtattattgaaaagtacctatgtgtgtgttctaaaatgaaTTCCctcgcttacaaactacgctcttaagcGACGTTAGAGTCGCATTAATGCAATGTCTGCCTCTCTCGAATTAATGATCAGTGACAGAAATTGATTACAATAATCATGATAACGGATTGCATTATTATTGTCTTAATCAAtactaattacattaaaattacaaacaagttctcaatataattattaataactataagttaagttacttttaataggactATTATTCAAGCCTGATTAGTTTCTACATAGGTATGTGATTTATGGTCCaaagtatttactttttaattttattgtatctgtattgaataaattcTTATCGTTGTGTTacctaatatttcaataaaaataaaaataatagatggcTTAGGACATAAAAGCTAGTGATAACACCTACAAAggcttctttttattttttccgaAAAGAAAACTTAATGCTATATATGTAggcaaatatatgtacaaagtataaaaacaaTGTCGCTGCCCATCGACTGAatacttagatcttttaaactacgcaaaaGGTAGAAAATacgtaaaaaatttaatttcattttagaaCATATCTTTTTACGTAATCGGTGGTACCTTCTGTCGTCTAATAAATCAGTTCAGGACGAACGTTGTGCTGAATGAACTTCTTGACTGTATTTTCTCCGCAAATATACCTAGGCGGTGTGATGTTTCCGCGCGGCAAATTTACCGGTAACGCCCAATCGAGCTAAGTCAACGACGCGTAGGTAAATCCCACCTTTTATGACAAGGAAATATCTTGcttatcaatatcaaaataaatataaaaaatatttctcattcaTTTTAACGTATTAAACCTGGTTAAATAGTACCTAAttataattctggttttttattaaataattatatgaatttggCACCTCCTTGAATATTGCTGCCGCCCGGTGCATTATTGCCCTCGGAGctgaaaatattagtattaagtgCTATTTAAttcctattttaattttaaaataatttctattttttagaCCCATGATTACTCGTTATCTCTTTTTTCGTTGCAATTAAATATCTCAATATCAATAAAGCTGTTTTGGACTTCTTAATATggtttaataatagataataaacatttcaaactagtcactttttcttatattttatctgtataacaAAATGTaggtataacaaaaaataaaatgaggtGTCTTCTGTGATTTCACaagggtatttttttatgaaaactaaaacaacgaataatttattctttatctGTCTGTTCGCTCTGGGTGTTTAACAaggataaaaattacaattggaAATTAGATAGGAAGTAATACTAGGTAGGTACGTACCGTGTAGtctttatttcatcaaaatcattgAAATCTATCaaagttataattaacttacaagtttacgtacatatatatttatcatgtaCCCATATATTTtctcagtttttttttgtttctaatttatattgtaagtgctttatatattttttatcattccgtattattttgtatataaaatctaaatttgatGTGAGTAAATCCAACGGCGTAACTAGTGTTATAAACTCAATTGGCGAGTTTAGTTAATTGGTTTAGCTAGTAGTCGTATTCACGCTAAAGTATAAGAATATCAAGATATTATTAGCTTTCACTAATACACAATTACAGACTGCATTTTATTACAGCTAGTGAATTATTGTGTTGTACTAAAGTGCTAAATTGTAATATCTTACaatgtaaaagaaaacaaacataaatattggtACTACAAAATGCATCCCATCAACCCAGCAACCGTGATTAATAAATTcctttttactatttactagTTCATTTATAcgactttgtttattttacatatattcgtgattaatttctttctttttcgTCTAAATATGAGAAACGTGTAAGAGGTAGGCATTGATAgtgataaataaacattcacATATTTTTCTCACttgatgatttataatattacaacattaaaattaagataaatttaaaataaattatgttaacttACAAATTaagatcattaaaattacaaaaccttccttattaaaataattataatgccATATTTCAAATCTCACTATACGATACAATAACCCGTTAATTATGCAAGCTAaattttgtgttaaataattCTTGGTAAGTGCGGAATGTGACATGGCAGTCTTCTCAATCAGTTCAGCCGAGTTTCACCCAGAGTATTCACGCTGTTACTTTTACAACGCGCGGCCGCACATGACAACGCTCTGTTTCCTTGGGTCTCATTGTCATGTAATACGTGGTTTAAGGAAAACTTTGACTTTCCACTCCTTATAACTTATTCCTTGTGCAAACGCGATGGATCGTTTAAGCCACGCTTCATTGCCATTGTCTGTGGTTTTATTTGTCTATAGTAGGTTTTATATATTCCAGTCTGTATGGCTTGTAGATTCTCAAAGGGAAAGCACCTCTTACTTCAAGTTAACTTATTGATGATTGTCTTACTTCGTTAATGGTGGTTTAAAACATATAGTAGaacttattgtatattttttatttacaaagcatTGTATATCCAGTCCTCAAGTAATTTTGGACATTATGTTGGCGATTTAAAAAgcccatattattttatagttaatttaataatataatcagctTGTATCGCTCCTTAGAGTGGATTACACTATGGTGTGCCCATAATATTTGTAGACATATAAGTAcctatatactatttaatatcattaggatatagtaaaaaaaatgaaataaatcattaacgtataatataactaattatttagaatttccAACTCTTCCGATTCAGAGAAGGCTTGAGTATTGATATAGGTAATCTTGAAATTTTACTAAGATggatagaaataaaaatgacaaaacatCAATTGCCCTTTTACGTTTATTCTTTTTCGTATTTCTGGCAAACAAAAACGCTTCGTAAATTAACGCAAATTCTAAAAAACTCTCGTTACTTACGGATCATATATCAAAGCAttgtctatattataaattgtaaattttacttttactttgcTAAATTTTTTATCGTATGACTCGGGAGGTTAtcgtataaactatattaatattccttatatgttattaatcacttaaaagtaattttaaaacccaattaaatataagaaacaacGCAAAAGCATCCATTGATCATTTTTTATAGAGTTCGTGTTCTAAAGTGGATGGAAATAACTCTAGTTGGTTGAAGCCTAAAGAGCCACAAATCAGGTATCACGAGCGTTGCAgataggtaatattttttatagagatcACGATCACGACTTGCAAACAGCACATAAATATGtacctacaaataaattatagaatagaCATCTATTAAAAGATGtacatgattaaataaaaactggtTATCGATTAATTTAACCttataagtaaatgttttatgaatgtatgtaattcgttaagtatttttaattgacagcgatttatttaatatgtatttactgaaataaaacatatttctaaAAAGGAAATCAactatatgaaaacaaaaaataaaagtagtacATACTTATGGCTACCAAAAATCATTTGTCTATTTACTTTttgaataacttattaaatacgtaaatatgcTACTTCTTCTTAATTGTGCTAAAAAAGgataataacaaattacaatACTAACGATATGATAATGATGCGAATCCATCATTACATCTCGCTACACCTCAATCTAACGTCATAtatgattattgtaattttattgcaaatttatagtcttattaattgatatacttacttatatattttaataaatgttaaaagtaattttgttacTAACGGTTTGTATCGTAATAAAAATCAGTATTACTACAAACATGCGTAGTGTTACAAAAGATTTGGTTATGATTTTTCATCTGGATAAAATGACTGAATACCGTTGCGGCGATCATTTGCCGGCGCGGTCGAGATCGAGTGCCCCAAGCCGAGGTCCGCAGTCCACACCGTTACTTTAGCGCCAAATCTGTCTACAATATGCTCCATGTACATACTTTGATTCGGATAAGAAGTTTAAAGTCACGATCCGGTTCGCAGAGCTGTCTGCGTAATCTCGAGCCTGACTTAGAAGCTTCCTTGTATGGCACCGAtgcatattttaagtttatcacaATTTGCGACTAACGTTGATCTTTAACTTACGTTTATTGAATCGATGTTGAGTTGCGAGAACTTAGTCACTCTTCCTGatcattaaatgaaataaataagccGGTTAAAAATATTcggtaaatatatgtatatttaccgaaaaatcttcaaaaattttAACTAAGTAGGTGCATACACATGTAGAAATAAACAGCGTGATCtaacatataagttttatttgtgaaattattaaatttggaaATATTCACTAGTAATGggattattattagtagtagtagtaatactattagtattttaattaaaatagcgtAAATGAATACCAATGGTAGCTTgcatcattttttatttcattgtcaaAAATGTTGGTCCTTATATTTTTGACAAGAAACAAAGACGTATAATTTTACCAACGCAtacatttaaacttattaatcccaaaataaataattgcctATATTGTCTTTATCCATATATTTGTCATTCCGATTATTACAGACACATCGTCTTTGACCAAAAAATTAAACCagattattttactattattatttagtgaGTTACGTAGTTACGTATTCTGTTCATGTTCTGTTCATCATTTTATCAttcggaaaatattttttctattaagacTGTATTTGTATTTCTACTCTAATACATatgaatttaagaaataaaactataataactgGAAACTAGTAAATTGTTGCCATGCGCAGGTAACTCACTTGTACCGACAGTGTCCCTTGGGGATGAGAATTAATACGTTCGTTGCCCCTGTCGGACCAACGATCGTAGTCCTGTGTCTCCTATACTATTTCTGTACACACAAGTAAATTTCATCACCACAAATAGACTTATGTATAAGAAGCTGTCGCGTGACTGCGTTTAAATGCGCTTCGATTATGGAACGATATaagatttataacataatattacaaatacttgTATGTCAATAGTATACTTAccttaactaaatattttatttcatgtttatattcaataaataccaCCCgtgcttttattaaattcgtttttacGCAGGATAATACATTACGAAGTACCAAAAttggattacatttttttaaagattgctatttatgtaggtattttttgaaaatttcaaatcCAAGGGGGCAAAGAGGTTACCAAGTTCAAAGTTACAGGGGTAACTGTTTACCCCTGtaactttgtattaattttatccgTACGAAGTCGGAACAAgcagttaataaatattataattggtgTTATTTGTTATGTTATGCAATGTTTTgcgatataataaatgattaattaagcATGATACACActcagacgggctagcacaatgTCATTTCATTCAGTTGTATTATCTATTATTTCttcctatttattataaagtatttaggATGTAGGTACTTATAATCGACTTCTTGTGTCTATACACTTtcctaaaaattattatttcacatttaattcTGACGATAgtcgtcgatttttttttaaataaatgataataataattatttatatatttttttttattttaacttaaaacaatCCGATTtagctatttataatacatctttaatattttttataagtaagtaaattaatagaatgtatctaaaaatatatatttttaacttttcgaaacgaaaaattatacaaagaatattaaattagcaAGTTAGGGTGCCTAGAGGTGCAAGGCGACCAGTAAACCGGTTTAACCGGGAGATTCTTTGTTTGGTTATCGCGAAGTCGGGACGTCGCGACTTGTAGCGGACACCTTGTCGCCTGACTGACGGCACGTTTATCACTTTCAGAGACAAAGCGACGAGTGCGGATGTGTCGACAACGAAAAACGGGCAGCTGAAGGCCGGCCCGGCCTGATGGCGAACATAGCAGTGCGCACACTACTCGTGACGGCATTTTTGGCCACTGTTGCGGATGCTGGCGCGGCACGTTTTGGCGATCGTTTGGCACCCCGCGTGCCGGCTCCTTACGCAGCCCGCAATGCGCCTGCAGCGCAACACTACGTTGATAATGAAGATGACGATTTATACGAACAAGATTATGATGAGCACGACAATCATAATGAAGATGATCCACCATTAGAAACAAAGCAACCACAGAGTCCACCTCGACGGCCAACGCGTACAGAAGCTCATCGCCTCGAAATGAGCACTGAATATTTTGTGATACCTGAGCGCCCATCACCGGTTCCCTTACCATCATCAACCTCGCGCACAGTTACTATATCAACGATACGGCCGTCGAATACAACGCCAACCCAGATATCACCATCACACAAAGTCACCATACTACGGGATGAATCTTGGGCAGTACCTATATTAGCATTAGCTTGTGCAAGCATGGTCGTGATTGGTGGTTTTGAAGCATTTATTGTATGGGGAGCAAGTAAAAAGGCACCCAGTCAAAGGCACTTGCTTTTGGGACAAAGCTTGCTATTGGGACTCTTTACGTGTGCAGCTACGGCTGCACTATTTACCGCTGCACCCACTGCATTTACCTGTGGTGCCGTTCGATTTGGCACAGGCGTTGCCTACGTAATAGTGTTTGCATCACTTCTTGTAAAATGTGTCTTCCTATTAAGTTTAAATGGTGGAGTATACTTACCTGCAGCTTACCAaggattgttattattttttgctgtAATGATCCAAGTGGCCATTGGTGCACAATGGTTAGGTGGTTCACCCCCACGAGTGACATTTGGAGCATCAAAATGTGATTCACCTCTATCAGACTTACTGCTTTCATTGTGCTATGCAGCATTTTTAATCGCAGTTGTTTGTGGAGTAGCTCTGCGATCGCGGGGTATACGCGACAACTACAGAGAAGCAACACATATTGCAGGAGCCGGAGGTGCAACTGCCGCAGTGTGGATCTGTTGGATAGCAGCAGCCCTAGGAGCACCTGAACAACATCGGGAAGCATGTGTTGCGGCAGGATTAATAGGCACATGTGTTGTAGTATTTGCGCTAATGTTTGCGCCAAAAGGACGACGCCTAGCGGCATTAGGTCGAGAGGGTCGATGGGATGCTGACCGAGAAGAGGGACTCAGTTCAATAGGCGCAGGTGGTTCCGGTTACTCCCCATCTTTTTTCCATTTCAAACCAGTCAAGTATGGTATGGTGTCAGCTGCAGCTCCTGGACCAGCTCTGCCACCTATGCTCGACCGCAAGGAACCCCCTGCTCAGCCAGCCGGTTAGTTAAGTATCTAAAATGCGCTAATAAGTGAGAACTAGCGCTTTTACGCACTGGGATTATACAGCAgattcaaaaattttacttttgcaGATCCATTCGGAGCTAAATTCGCTGGTTCACTTCTGCACGCACGCTCACTGTGTCCTCCGCCACACTACCCACTGCACCCACTAACGCATTATCACTACAATTTTCCGCCTTATCATTACCTTCTACCGCCAGGTAATagcacttttaaaatataagtacataaattcagattttttattgaataaaataataagtgatGTACCTATGATAATAGATACCTGTAATTATAACGATAAAGTATAGAAACAACCTGAAAATGTTGCTtgacaaaggcctcctctccctttggggaaAAGGCTTAGagattattccaccaagctgtcTTAATACGGCTTATTGGATACACTTttctatatgttataatataaataacatgttGAGGTTTCAACGAAAAATTTTACCTACTTAGATGAGAATATCAGTCAACacttttatatttcatgtaagttacataaatacttgaattgaaatatgtaaaaacGTAGATATAAAACATACTTAATAGATTGTATACGggtaatatatgaataaatttatacctaTTATTAGCAGCATACTCTACATCTGAACTAACTATTGAccttaatattatcattatatctTGGTTGTATAAAATCTCTTTTttcggttttatttataatgggtTCAAAAAGTAatgttacatacaaaaaataataataatagttacaaaTAATAGTTCTCAAATACctgttatagtattatatactcATAAGCTAATGCAATGcatatttcgttatatatactcaaatttaatattttattttagcgatacttttacacaaaatattacattaatattacggGAACAACTTAGTGTAATTTATCTCAGGAGGCTACTcaagaatttaatattagaacAGTTAGCAAAGACTGAATTCAGactattttttagtaaatataggtagatattacttttatttcgcAAAGAACTAACATCTATATAACTTACAGGCGTGATGATGCGTCCGGAGGAGGGCAACGTGTACACGAGCGTAGAGCCCACCTTCAGCAGCAACCCCAACGTCTTCTTCCAACGGACAGAGCCGTTGCACGTCGGCATGATGTACTGAGCCTCTGGCAAACCAGCGTTCCAACGCGAACAGTGAGATTTGACAGTGCAACTGCTAGTCACTACTTGGTAATTGTTATGCATTAGTAGCATTCTGTACCAAATGTGATAACGGAATATTAACTTTTGTATTACAACGCTTCTGTCACAGTATTTCTGATATGAACGATATAAGCCAGATATATGAAACTTGGCATACCTAGTTAAGAATTGTTATGACCCAATGCCAAATTATAGATATGAATGAATCCCATCGAGTGTCGAAGTATCAAAATAAGCTAGTATCTATCACTTTTCCTACTTTTTTAGTTTAACTTGTATTcactaaataactaattaaaggTATCCAGCCTAGTTACATCCAGGAATGTCTCAATCCAGGGAGCAGGCGGTGTTAAAGACTTGGGTGCCATGCTTTGGGGGGCGCCTCGCCAATGGTGGTCAAGTCTTGAAACGCAGATGAGATGCCCCGGAAGGTCTCTTTAAAGTGATTCTGGTGGAGGGGTGACTGCCAGAACACTGCTTGCGCCCTGGCACTTGTTGTGCTTAAGACATGGCTGGTTACACCTAAAGTATTCCTCAGAAAACCTAAAAAAttagtaactttaaaaaaatatggcagTATTGatcatgtataataaattataagtattgtaGGCTTATTGCTATAGTGAACTTGTTCCAAACTGCACTGTCATATAAATTCGAATAATTGAGAGCTTCTGTTATATAAGTGAAAGTGTTAATCTAGtttcagtatataatatattaaagagcCATGATACGGAACACTTATTTTGCGGAGGCAATTCcccagttaattttaatatttacaatttaaaactataaattagtgtgaaattgtataatttcgcatttacttttttatatattcaattcataCATAGGtcgcaattaattttaatctcaaACCCTTGAAAGTTGTTGTTGTACTGAATTATGAGTTAATACtctatttgcttttaaaaagcttttaatgttttttaacatataattgtaaaaattttagCAGAACTCGTATGTAAGAATCtatgacaatttaaataaaattaaatttcattaaaatcattgCAAGATTGAACACAATTTTTAATggtcataaatacaaatatataatataaaatatctcgaTACTTTTACCTTATTATACTCTAcctaaattttatacattccaATTATTTACATTCGTGTACAACTGTATAgttagtatgtaatttaaaaaaaaccatctaaatttactgtcaaatgagatttaaaaattgaccattataacaatttcatttgtaaaatttaacattgtgattttaacattatatgacCCACCCCTTGAGAACATGTA belongs to Vanessa tameamea isolate UH-Manoa-2023 chromosome 13, ilVanTame1 primary haplotype, whole genome shotgun sequence and includes:
- the LOC113403337 gene encoding uncharacterized protein LOC113403337 isoform X1; protein product: MANIAVRTLLVTAFLATVADAGAARFGDRLAPRVPAPYAARNAPAAQHYVDNEDDDLYEQDYDEHDNHNEDDPPLETKQPQSPPRRPTRTEAHRLEMSTEYFVIPERPSPVPLPSSTSRTVTISTIRPSNTTPTQISPSHKVTILRDESWAVPILALACASMVVIGGFEAFIVWGASKKAPSQRHLLLGQSLLLGLFTCAATAALFTAAPTAFTCGAVRFGTGVAYVIVFASLLVKCVFLLSLNGGVYLPAAYQGLLLFFAVMIQVAIGAQWLGGSPPRVTFGASKCDSPLSDLLLSLCYAAFLIAVVCGVALRSRGIRDNYREATHIAGAGGATAAVWICWIAAALGAPEQHREACVAAGLIGTCVVVFALMFAPKGRRLAALGREGRWDADREEGLSSIGAGGSGYSPSFFHFKPVKYGMVSAAAPGPALPPMLDRKEPPAQPADPFGAKFAGSLLHARSLCPPPHYPLHPLTHYHYNFPPYHYLLPPGVMMRPEEGNVYTSVEPTFSSNPNVFFQRTEPLHVGMMY
- the LOC113403337 gene encoding uncharacterized protein LOC113403337 isoform X2; protein product: MANIAVRTLLVTAFLATVADAGAARFGDRLAPRVPAPYAARNAPAAQHYVDNEDDDLYEQDYDEHDNHNEDDPPLETKQPQSPPRRPTRTEAHRLEMSTEYFVIPERPSPVPLPSSTSRTVTISTIRPSNTTPTQISPSHKVTILRDESWAVPILALACASMVVIGGFEAFIVWGASKKAPSQRHLLLGQSLLLGLFTCAATAALFTAAPTAFTCGAVRFGTGVAYVIVFASLLVKCVFLLSLNGGVYLPAAYQGLLLFFAVMIQVAIGAQWLGGSPPRVTFGASKCDSPLSDLLLSLCYAAFLIAVVCGVALRSRGIRDNYREATHIAGAGGATAAVWICWIAAALGAPEQHREACVAAGLIGTCVVVFALMFAPKGRRLAALGREGRWDADREEGLSSIGAGGSGYSPSFFHFKPVKYGMVSAAAPGPALPPMLDRKEPPAQPAGVMMRPEEGNVYTSVEPTFSSNPNVFFQRTEPLHVGMMY